CCTCATTGTCCTCGGGCTGCTCCTCCCTGCCCTCGTCCCCACCTTCGCCTACGCCCATATCTGCTTGGTCATCGGGGTCATCCTCCTTATTGTCGGCGTGATACTCGCGTTGGCGGGACGGATGGGACACGCTGTCGGTGGCCGCCGCCACTACTACTAACCGGCAAGATGTATCCAGTGGTCGCCCTGAAACAGCGACCTGCCTCGATCAAACAGCGAATAATATTGGCCGGCTGACAAATTGGGGCAATCCGAACGGGCATCGGAAAAGGCTGAGCCCGTCGTCTAGAAGGACCTCAACAGCCGTAGCCGCTTGGACGCAACGGCTGCGGTGATGCTGAGCTCATCGTTGCCAATCAACGCTGGGAACCCGGAACAGAAACCAGACTTAAAGGGACACCATGGCGATTACCGACATTGCGGCCTTCGCTCACCTGACCGATACCGACATCGAGACGCTCGCCGTTGAGCTGGACGCGATCCGGCTGGACATCGAGGAATCTCGTGGCGAGCGCGATGCGCGCTACATCCGCCGCACCATCGCCGCGCAACGCGCCCTTGAGCTGGCCGGTCGGCTGTTGTTGGCCGGTGGTTTGAAGCGGCCGGTGTGGTGGGCGGGGACGGTGACGCTTGGGGTGGCGAAGATCATCGAGAATATGGAGATCGGTCACAATGTGATGCACGGTCAGTGGGACTGGATG
The DNA window shown above is from Mycobacterium sp. Aquia_216 and carries:
- a CDS encoding DUF6131 family protein, whose amino-acid sequence is MIALGIVLIVLGLLLPALVPTFAYAHICLVIGVILLIVGVILALAGRMGHAVGGRRHYY